A part of uncultured Fibrobacter sp. genomic DNA contains:
- a CDS encoding amino acid ABC transporter ATP-binding protein — MNANAETLIQVKDLCKAYGDKQILKGISLDIHRGDVIAIIGPSGCGKSTFLRQLNLLEIPTSGDILLDGKSILAKGISKPDVRRRVGMVFQQFNLFKNMTALKNIMFAPVKLGLLSKADAETRAKELLKRIGLLERADHYPAQLSGGQQQRVAIARAMAMQPEAILFDEPTSALDPEMVGEVLKIMKDLAKSGMTMVVVTHEMSFAREVANRVLFFADGYVKEDGSPEEIFDNPKDSRLKEFLSALKK; from the coding sequence ATGAACGCTAATGCAGAAACTTTAATCCAGGTCAAGGACCTTTGCAAAGCCTACGGCGATAAGCAAATTCTCAAGGGAATTTCTTTAGACATCCACCGCGGCGACGTGATTGCGATTATCGGGCCTTCGGGTTGCGGCAAGTCTACGTTCCTCCGCCAACTGAACTTGCTTGAAATTCCGACAAGCGGCGACATTTTGTTGGACGGCAAGAGCATCTTGGCGAAGGGTATTTCGAAGCCAGATGTTCGCAGGCGCGTGGGCATGGTGTTTCAGCAGTTTAACTTGTTCAAGAACATGACCGCACTCAAGAATATCATGTTCGCTCCTGTGAAATTGGGGCTACTTTCCAAAGCCGATGCCGAGACCCGTGCGAAGGAACTCCTGAAACGTATCGGGCTCCTGGAACGTGCGGATCATTATCCGGCACAGCTCTCCGGCGGCCAGCAACAGCGTGTGGCGATTGCCCGCGCCATGGCCATGCAGCCCGAGGCAATTCTGTTTGACGAACCGACGAGTGCCTTGGACCCCGAAATGGTCGGCGAAGTTCTCAAGATCATGAAGGACTTGGCAAAATCCGGCATGACGATGGTCGTGGTGACGCACGAAATGAGCTTTGCCCGCGAAGTCGCCAACCGCGTGCTGTTCTTTGCCGACGGCTACGTCAAGGAAGATGGCTCCCCCGAAGAAATTTTCGACAACCCGAAAGATTCCCGCCTCAAGGAATTCCTCTCGGCACTGAAGAAATAG
- the yfcE gene encoding phosphodiesterase, with protein QGVVELLSPLKGKITAVRGNCDAEVDQMVLGFPCLADYAEFEENGLRLFLSHGHLYDPYLFSHYKADVYFSGHTHIFTAEKNADGVYCLNPGSTSLPKGGNPPTFGLYETFDGTTPPRFSVHHLETGKELAAVEIVK; from the coding sequence GCAAGGAGTTGTCGAACTCCTGAGCCCGCTTAAGGGCAAGATTACCGCCGTTCGCGGCAACTGCGACGCCGAAGTGGACCAGATGGTGCTGGGATTCCCCTGCCTCGCGGACTACGCCGAATTTGAAGAAAATGGATTGCGCCTATTTTTGAGCCACGGTCACCTGTACGACCCGTATCTGTTCAGCCACTACAAGGCCGACGTGTATTTTTCCGGTCATACACATATCTTTACCGCCGAAAAAAACGCTGATGGAGTCTACTGCCTGAACCCCGGCTCCACGAGCCTGCCCAAAGGCGGAAACCCACCTACCTTCGGACTCTACGAAACCTTCGACGGCACCACTCCCCCGCGATTCAGCGTACACCACCTGGAAACCGGCAAGGAACTCGCGGCCGTCGAAATCGTGAAATAA